In Leptospira perdikensis, the genomic window GCCAGTTTATCTGCCGCTTTCACCAATTCCTGGCTTGTGAGCCCACCTGAGTCGGAGATATAATCATCAGCGTTGTCGAGTCGTTTTGGACTGCTACTGCATTGGAATAAGAATCCTACTAAGAGAAACGAGAAAAGAATTTGTTTCATAACCCCATTTATAAGGGGGGATACAAAGTGACTTGTCAATTCCAAAAATCGACTTTCAGTTCCTCTACTTTTGCACTGCGATAAGAAGTTCTTTCCTCTTCGGACATTTCCAATAATTCTCTTGCGTAAACCAAGTCGACGACCTGGCGAAAAAACATAGGGCTTTCCCAGGCTTGGATTTCCCATTTTTCTTTTTGGTAAAGTTCTGTTTTTTTCTTAAGAAAAATTCGTTTCCTTTCTCTCGAATAACTGTAGGGATTTTTCTGAACATAATCTTCTAGGTAAGAAAGAAGCCAAACGGGTGGAGCGGTGGGGTGTTTTGGAAAAAGAAGATTACGTAAGACAAGAGGAAAAATTTCTTCTGAAATACGATTCACAGCTGTTAGTTTTTCGTAGGAGGAAAGTCCTTCTTTTTGTTCCAACTCTATAGTTTTTTCCTTCCAATTCATAAAAGCAACATAAACCGCATAGAGCACGTGGCCCCTTTCATCCGGATAGGTTTCTAGTAGGTAGGCATAAACTTGGTCTCGCTCTCCATTCCAAAGGTAGGATTCTTTGCCTCGGAGGGTTTCTAAAAAATCGCGTAAGTCAGATGGATATCCGGGTCGTTGTAGAACCTCGGGGCGATTTTGTAACCTCTGCCAATAGACCTCAGAACGGGAATCATAAGAAGATTCTTTAAGATCAGGGTTCGTTTTTTTCCGAAAAAGGAAATAGACAAGACCACCCAAAAGGAGGGAAAGTAGAATCAGGATGAGAAGGAAGGTGGTGATTTTCTTTTTGTTTGTGGGCATTGTCTTTGGGGCAAATGGTTGTAAACAAGAATCAGCAGAGGATTCTGAAACAGAATTACTCAGTTCGATCCTATCGCAGGGGAACGCTATCAATTCCGCTTGTCAAAGATTTATTTTATCGGAATCAAATTGTGTGGCTACTGCGGACTCTAGTTTGACTGTCTGTTCTGGATTGATTTCTAAATTAAAAGGAGAAATCTTACCACAGGAATTGAATACCGATGCCGTTGCCATTTTATACTTTGATTGTTTTACAAAAACAAATCTAACATATAATATTGCCAAGGCTTGTAACCAAAGTTCTTTTAATTCTAATTCTGATTACCGAAGAGTCCAAAGAACAGGGACCTCTCAAGCGGAACTATCTTGGCGTGAGGCATTCAATAAATGTGGATCTTTGGAAAATGAAGTTCCACCAACGGATTCTGGACTTAGAGAAACAGATACTATGCTTCGTTCCGATCCGTTTTAATATTCACTTAAGGAGTGTTATATGTCACTGGTAACTAAAGACCAATTGGTCCAAAAATTAAATCCTGTTTATCTTCCTCATGAAATTGAAGAAAGGATCATTCCTTTAACGGAAGAAATTAACCGTCTCAAAAAAGAAAAAAACGCGGTGATCCTTGGACATAATTATATGACACCTGACGTGTTTTGGGGTGTGTCCGATATTATTGGGGATTCTTTGTATCTCTCCAAAATGGCAAAGGAAACAACAGCCGATATGATCCTTTTTAATGGGGTTCATTTTATGGCAGAAACTGCTAAAATCCTATCGCCAGAAAAAAGAGTGCTCATTGCAGATTTGAAAGCTGGATGTTCTTTGGCAGAAGCCATCACTAGAGAGGATGTGAAAGCACTCAAAGCAAAATATCCTGGTGTACCTGTGGTTACGTATGTCAACTGTTCGGCGGAAGTAAAAGCAGAAACCGATGTTTGTTGTACTTCTGCTAATGCATTACAAATAGTCAATGCAGTGGAAGGAGATACTGTAATTTTTTTGCCGGACGAATATTTGGCTGGGAATGTTCGTAATCATACCACAAAAACCATCATCTCTCATCCTGGCCGTTGTATGGTACATGAAATGTATACTCCTGAAGATATTAAATCCGCAAAACGACTGTTTTCTGGTGATCTAACTGTGATCACTCACCCAGAATGCCATGAAGATGTAGTAAAAGAAGCTGATTTTTCTGGTTCTACTTCGCAAATGGTGGATTTCATTCGACAAAGTAAAACCAACAAAATTATGTTAGTGACAGAGTGTTCGATGGGTGATAACCTTCGCGCTGAGTTTCCTGAAAAAGAATTTGTATCCACTTGTCAAACTTGCCCTCATATGAAAAAAATCACTTTAGAAAAAGTGAGAGATGCTCTATTAAAAGAACAGTTTGAAATCTTTTTGGATGAAGAAGTGATTCGACTGGCGCAAAAGTCTGTGAATCGTATGTTAGAATTGAGTTATAAAAAGTAGGATTTATGTTTAGAGTTGGAAACGGAATCGATTTTCATCAGTTAATCCATGAACCCTT contains:
- the nadA gene encoding quinolinate synthase NadA — translated: MSLVTKDQLVQKLNPVYLPHEIEERIIPLTEEINRLKKEKNAVILGHNYMTPDVFWGVSDIIGDSLYLSKMAKETTADMILFNGVHFMAETAKILSPEKRVLIADLKAGCSLAEAITREDVKALKAKYPGVPVVTYVNCSAEVKAETDVCCTSANALQIVNAVEGDTVIFLPDEYLAGNVRNHTTKTIISHPGRCMVHEMYTPEDIKSAKRLFSGDLTVITHPECHEDVVKEADFSGSTSQMVDFIRQSKTNKIMLVTECSMGDNLRAEFPEKEFVSTCQTCPHMKKITLEKVRDALLKEQFEIFLDEEVIRLAQKSVNRMLELSYKK